The proteins below are encoded in one region of Aquificaceae bacterium:
- a CDS encoding DUF3782 domain-containing protein, giving the protein MQAQNLEELKRLVLKVLPEIIKEDPVIKAYIKDLLKDSFAEKDKTEDRIEKLYEELVRLREESEKRWQEYLEDRERMWAELERQREESNKRWEQYIQERDKMWAELERQREESERKWEEYKKALEEQREILMQHSKILEEHSKAIQTLMEEVKRLSRKHDSTIGALGARWGLHSEESFRNALKGILEESFPVKVERYINYDKEGIVFGRPDQIELDLIIKNGEIIVAEIKSSMSKADVYAFLRKLDFYQSKEGVKVSRAIIISPMVDPKAKEVALKNGIEVYSYAEDVEG; this is encoded by the coding sequence ATGCAGGCACAAAACCTTGAAGAGCTAAAGAGGCTTGTTCTTAAGGTATTGCCAGAAATTATTAAGGAAGACCCCGTTATAAAGGCTTATATCAAAGACCTACTAAAAGACAGCTTTGCAGAGAAGGATAAGACCGAAGATAGGATAGAAAAGCTCTATGAGGAACTGGTAAGACTAAGAGAGGAGTCCGAGAAGAGGTGGCAGGAGTATTTGGAAGATAGGGAGAGAATGTGGGCGGAGTTGGAAAGACAAAGGGAAGAGTCTAACAAAAGATGGGAGCAATACATACAAGAAAGAGATAAAATGTGGGCAGAGTTAGAAAGGCAAAGGGAAGAGTCTGAAAGAAAGTGGGAGGAGTATAAGAAAGCTCTTGAGGAGCAAAGAGAAATACTTATGCAACATTCCAAGATACTTGAAGAACACAGCAAAGCTATACAGACTCTCATGGAAGAGGTAAAAAGGCTAAGCAGGAAACATGACTCTACTATTGGTGCTCTTGGAGCTCGCTGGGGGCTACATTCTGAGGAATCTTTTAGGAATGCTCTCAAGGGTATACTTGAGGAGAGTTTTCCTGTAAAGGTGGAAAGATATATCAACTACGACAAGGAAGGTATAGTTTTTGGAAGACCAGACCAGATAGAGCTTGACCTTATTATTAAAAATGGCGAGATAATAGTGGCGGAGATAAAGTCCTCTATGAGTAAGGCTGATGTGTATGCCTTTTTAAGAAAGTTAGACTTTTACCAATCTAAGGAAGGCGTAAAGGTTAGCAGAGCCATAATAATATCGCCTATGGTAGACCCAAAGGCAAAGGAGGTGGCACTAAAAAATGGTATAGAGGTTTATTCTTATGCAGAGGATGTGGAGGG
- the tpx gene encoding thiol peroxidase encodes MAQTVNLKGNPVALCGPTLKVGDPAPVAYVVTKDLQEIAIGGPSDKVQVIITVPSLDTPVCETETKKFNELMAGMEGVAVCVISMDLPFAQKRFCESFNIGNVVVASDFRYRDMEKYGVLISEGALKGILARAIFVVDKQGKIAYIQLVPEITQEPNYDEVVAKVRELL; translated from the coding sequence ATGGCACAGACTGTAAACCTAAAAGGCAACCCTGTTGCCCTTTGCGGACCTACTCTAAAGGTTGGAGACCCTGCTCCAGTAGCTTACGTGGTCACAAAGGACCTTCAAGAAATAGCTATAGGTGGACCAAGTGACAAGGTGCAGGTGATAATCACCGTCCCATCCTTGGACACTCCCGTATGTGAGACAGAGACCAAAAAATTCAACGAGCTTATGGCAGGTATGGAAGGCGTGGCAGTGTGCGTTATTTCTATGGACCTTCCCTTTGCTCAAAAGAGGTTCTGCGAAAGCTTTAATATTGGCAATGTGGTGGTAGCCTCTGACTTCAGATACAGAGACATGGAGAAGTATGGCGTGCTCATATCCGAGGGTGCTCTCAAGGGTATTCTCGCAAGGGCTATATTTGTGGTAGACAAGCAGGGTAAAATAGCCTACATACAGCTTGTGCCAGAGATAACCCAAGAGCCAAACTACGACGAAGTGGTAGCCAAAGTAAGGGAGCTTTTATAA
- a CDS encoding DUF3276 family protein, with protein MERERLYSKKLNAGKRTYFFDIKKGRDGSAYLVITEWTQDKKHRLMVFEDRVEAFMSILQEAVDKMKEVK; from the coding sequence GTGGAAAGGGAAAGGCTCTATTCTAAGAAGTTAAACGCCGGCAAAAGAACATATTTTTTTGATATTAAGAAGGGTAGGGATGGCTCCGCCTACTTGGTGATAACAGAGTGGACACAAGACAAAAAGCACAGGTTAATGGTCTTTGAGGATAGAGTGGAAGCCTTTATGTCCATCCTTCAGGAAGCGGTGGACAAGATGAAGGAAGTAAAGTAA